The Pedobacter roseus genome contains a region encoding:
- a CDS encoding electron transfer flavoprotein subunit alpha/FixB family protein has translation MSVLVYVEQAEGKFKKSVFEAVSYAKAIADQQSTNLMAISIGDVAESELKELGKYGAAKVLNVSTDQLKTFVNQAYASVIAAAAEKEGADIVVLSNSFSGKGLAPRIAVKLKAGLADGAVELPSNDGKFAVKKTAFSGKAFAITELTSANKVIALNPNAFGVKENATDAAIENFAADIKQSDLGTVIKDIVRATDKVSLPDAELVVSAGRGLKGPENWGMIEELANLLGAATACSKPVSDADWRPHSEHVGQTGIAISPNLYIAIGISGAIQHLAGVSSSKVIVVINKDPEAPFFKVADYGIVGDAFEVVPKLIEALKAHKG, from the coding sequence ATGTCAGTATTAGTATATGTAGAGCAAGCTGAGGGTAAATTCAAGAAATCTGTTTTTGAAGCCGTTTCTTATGCCAAAGCCATTGCCGATCAACAATCAACCAACTTAATGGCTATTTCTATTGGTGATGTTGCAGAAAGTGAATTAAAGGAATTAGGAAAATACGGTGCAGCTAAAGTGTTAAATGTAAGCACTGATCAGTTAAAAACTTTTGTAAACCAGGCTTATGCCAGTGTTATTGCTGCAGCTGCCGAAAAAGAAGGTGCTGATATCGTTGTTTTATCTAACTCCTTCTCAGGAAAAGGTTTAGCGCCTCGTATTGCAGTAAAACTTAAAGCAGGTTTGGCTGATGGAGCAGTTGAATTACCTAGTAATGATGGTAAATTTGCGGTAAAGAAAACAGCCTTCTCAGGTAAAGCATTTGCCATTACCGAATTAACTTCCGCTAACAAAGTCATTGCTTTAAATCCAAATGCTTTTGGTGTTAAAGAAAATGCAACTGATGCTGCGATAGAAAACTTTGCTGCCGATATTAAACAATCAGACTTAGGTACTGTTATTAAAGATATTGTAAGGGCTACTGATAAAGTATCATTACCAGATGCAGAACTGGTAGTATCAGCAGGCAGAGGCTTAAAAGGACCGGAAAACTGGGGAATGATCGAAGAGCTTGCCAATTTATTGGGCGCAGCTACAGCCTGTTCTAAACCAGTTTCAGATGCAGATTGGAGACCTCATTCTGAACACGTTGGTCAAACCGGTATTGCCATCAGTCCGAACTTATACATTGCCATCGGTATTTCCGGCGCTATCCAGCATTTGGCAGGTGTAAGCTCATCAAAAGTTATTGTAGTAATCAACAAAGATCCTGAAGCACCTTTCTTTAAAGTAGCTGATTATGGTATTGTTGGTGATGCTTTTGAAGTGGTACCAAAATTAATTGAAGCATTAAAAGCACATAAGGGATAA
- a CDS encoding tetratricopeptide repeat protein encodes MSSTRLSKLLEFLESDANDPFILYALATEYNNLNDKEKAYSFYLQLTDKHPDYVGTYYHLGKLLEKDGEKEKAIETYQKGMQVARNKRDMHAFSELQGAYNSAAGLDYEDD; translated from the coding sequence ATGTCATCTACCCGTTTAAGCAAGTTATTGGAATTTTTAGAAAGTGATGCTAACGATCCGTTTATACTATATGCCTTAGCCACAGAGTATAACAATCTAAATGATAAAGAAAAGGCCTATTCTTTTTACCTTCAGTTAACCGATAAACATCCTGATTATGTAGGAACTTATTACCATTTGGGTAAATTATTGGAAAAAGACGGGGAAAAAGAGAAAGCAATCGAAACCTATCAGAAGGGGATGCAGGTAGCCCGGAATAAACGTGATATGCATGCTTTTTCTGAATTACAGGGTGCATACAACTCGGCTGCAGGATTGGATTATGAAGATGATTAA
- a CDS encoding porin family protein: protein MKKLLTLLLLSGLGVTTQAQEKNSFEVGLHVGYNAATVTTSTQTNSDFRSGFNVTAVGDYFFSDRWSIKAKIGYDQKGWDNGYLTNLDNGQSFVTNYEINYLTIPVMANWHFGKKRNWYLNFGPYFGILLDAKESKFNTDLKDFVHNRDIGFDLGIGVKLPIANKIKVLLEADGQSGITDLFKQNQGYRIRTGRSSLNAGLLFSL, encoded by the coding sequence ATGAAGAAACTATTAACGCTTCTATTATTAAGCGGGCTAGGGGTAACTACCCAGGCCCAGGAAAAAAACAGTTTTGAAGTAGGACTGCACGTCGGTTATAACGCAGCTACTGTTACAACGAGTACACAGACCAACAGCGATTTCAGAAGTGGTTTTAACGTAACGGCCGTTGGAGATTATTTCTTTTCGGACAGGTGGAGTATAAAAGCAAAGATTGGTTATGATCAAAAAGGATGGGACAATGGCTATTTAACCAATCTGGATAACGGACAGAGTTTTGTAACCAATTACGAGATTAATTACTTAACCATCCCTGTAATGGCCAACTGGCATTTTGGAAAGAAAAGAAACTGGTACTTAAACTTTGGACCATATTTTGGTATTTTGTTAGATGCGAAAGAATCAAAGTTCAATACGGATCTAAAAGACTTTGTGCACAATCGGGATATTGGTTTCGATTTGGGAATTGGAGTAAAATTACCTATCGCAAATAAAATAAAAGTATTGTTAGAAGCTGATGGACAATCAGGTATTACCGATCTGTTTAAACAAAACCAAGGTTACCGCATCAGAACAGGAAGATCAAGCTTAAATGCGGGATTGCTTTTTAGCTTGTAG
- the chrA gene encoding chromate efflux transporter — protein MQTKPIAAKRQWLFIRNVIFFTFTSFGGAQAHLALLLKYFVQSTKFISEEELLELNALAQVLPGPASTQTLVGIAWKVGKLKLAIITFLIWILPTAAIMTFAAISYALLDQKQKFNDILQYIQPIALGIVAYGAWKLGKKVLSSQVSVFLAIASVIATLVLRNAYVFPLSILIGGMISSAIETPKEETELRVKLFSNINPKKMIYFLGALLLFALVGAIINRTSPFSLPIRLLENFYRNGILVFGGGQVLVPLMFTEFVEMKHYLPSSGFLSGFALQQALPGPTFSFTSYLGALSMKNFGYGMWGQILGGLIGVIGINLPGLILVLFIVPFWDDLKKISRIRHSLSGINAVSVGFIIAAFVLLLIPMGFNWLFLGIMLATFLLLNFTRVSPPLIVLAGILVGYLF, from the coding sequence ATGCAAACCAAACCCATCGCTGCGAAAAGGCAGTGGCTGTTTATCCGGAATGTAATTTTTTTTACATTCACTTCTTTTGGTGGTGCACAGGCACACCTGGCATTATTATTAAAATATTTTGTTCAAAGTACAAAGTTCATCTCAGAAGAGGAACTTTTAGAGCTGAATGCACTGGCACAGGTTTTACCCGGGCCTGCATCAACCCAAACTTTGGTAGGGATTGCCTGGAAGGTAGGTAAACTAAAACTGGCCATCATTACCTTTCTGATCTGGATTTTGCCTACGGCGGCAATCATGACTTTTGCTGCCATTAGTTATGCGCTGTTGGATCAGAAACAAAAGTTTAACGATATTTTACAATACATACAACCCATTGCTTTGGGCATTGTAGCTTATGGCGCATGGAAACTGGGGAAAAAAGTGCTGTCCTCACAGGTTTCTGTCTTTTTGGCCATCGCTTCGGTTATTGCTACACTGGTTTTAAGAAATGCTTATGTGTTTCCATTGTCCATTTTAATCGGCGGAATGATTTCCTCAGCCATCGAAACTCCAAAAGAAGAAACGGAACTGAGGGTTAAGCTTTTTTCGAACATTAACCCTAAAAAAATGATCTACTTTTTAGGTGCTTTGCTGTTATTTGCATTGGTTGGCGCAATAATCAATCGAACATCACCTTTTAGTTTACCTATCCGTTTATTGGAAAATTTTTACCGTAACGGTATATTGGTATTTGGAGGTGGGCAAGTGCTTGTACCATTGATGTTTACTGAGTTTGTAGAGATGAAACATTATTTGCCTTCATCAGGTTTTTTATCTGGCTTTGCACTTCAGCAGGCCTTGCCGGGGCCCACTTTTTCTTTTACAAGTTACCTCGGTGCCCTGAGTATGAAAAATTTTGGTTATGGAATGTGGGGGCAGATTTTGGGTGGATTAATTGGCGTAATCGGGATCAATTTGCCAGGATTGATCCTGGTTTTGTTTATTGTACCTTTTTGGGACGACCTGAAAAAGATTTCCAGGATCCGTCATAGTTTATCTGGAATCAACGCGGTAAGTGTAGGTTTCATTATTGCCGCATTTGTACTGTTGCTAATCCCAATGGGTTTTAACTGGTTATTTTTGGGCATTATGCTGGCAACCTTTCTGTTGCTCAATTTCACCAGGGTAAGTCCTCCGTTAATAGTACTGGCGGGAATCCTCGTCGGGTATCTTTTTTAG
- a CDS encoding electron transfer flavoprotein subunit beta/FixA family protein, with translation MKILVCISNVPDTTTKITFTNDNTEFNTSGVQYIVNPYDEIALSRAIELTEGGKGTVTVINVGEAANDPTIRKALAIGADDAVRVNAAPRDAYFVAKQIAEYAKDKDFDIILTGRESIDYNGNQVAAMVGEFLDIPSVSIIKKLTLEGDTATIEREIEGGKEVLTVSGKFVASCAEGVAEPKIPNMRGIMSARTKPLTVVDAVAIEEVSKVTKYETPAPRGTVKLVPADQTEQLISLLHSEAKVI, from the coding sequence ATGAAAATATTAGTTTGTATCAGTAACGTGCCAGACACGACGACAAAAATAACTTTTACTAATGATAATACCGAATTCAATACGTCGGGAGTGCAATATATTGTTAATCCTTATGATGAAATTGCTTTATCAAGAGCCATCGAGCTAACCGAAGGCGGTAAAGGAACGGTAACCGTAATTAACGTAGGCGAAGCAGCCAACGATCCAACCATTAGAAAAGCACTGGCAATTGGTGCAGATGATGCTGTGAGGGTTAACGCAGCACCCAGAGATGCTTATTTTGTGGCTAAACAGATTGCTGAATATGCTAAAGACAAAGATTTTGATATCATTTTAACCGGCCGCGAATCTATCGATTACAATGGTAACCAGGTTGCGGCTATGGTTGGCGAATTTTTAGATATTCCATCGGTATCCATTATCAAAAAATTAACGCTTGAAGGCGATACCGCAACGATTGAAAGAGAAATTGAAGGCGGTAAAGAAGTATTAACCGTTTCTGGCAAATTTGTGGCAAGCTGTGCCGAAGGTGTCGCAGAGCCAAAAATACCTAACATGCGTGGTATCATGAGCGCAAGGACAAAACCTTTAACAGTAGTTGATGCGGTTGCTATTGAAGAAGTGAGCAAAGTAACGAAATACGAAACCCCTGCCCCACGTGGTACAGTAAAGTTAGTTCCTGCCGATCAAACAGAACAGTTGATCAGCTTGTTACATAGCGAAGCTAAAGTGATATAA